From the Desulfovibrio sp. JY genome, one window contains:
- a CDS encoding ASKHA domain-containing protein gives MKKYFTVATTEGERPVSVVAGEVMARSLFRAGYFVGAPLCAGLGRCGRCRVRYLSPPPQPLPPEIRRLGDAALADGWRLSCLRPAQGGERLALGATGPAPAYDPAAVTGSLGGDGPLGLAVDIGTTGLAWRLVGLADGSVAAEGRGVNPQLGAGGEVVSRLAFALEPGGGAYLRDLVLDVISQKAALAGDRLAGLCVAGNSAMVSILCGKELSGLAHAPYGLVWRAGEEVPLGRGLPPAYIPPLLGPFVGADLSAGLTALLRQKPAYPFLLVDLGTNAEMILGLAPDRFLAASAPLGPALEGVGLSQGALAGPGVAVSFELTPAGLAPVLFPGSDAPATSRGIAGPGYLALAALLAEQGVLDTDGRFAQTPAPTPLGARLRRMVATDHGEPVFETAGYRLFASDVEELLKVKAACNLAVASLLGAAGLTTADLAGVHLAGAFGAKVAPDDLETLGFFPPGLAGRVQVAGNLSLAGASLFLTEPESRTTAEALPAVTTIVPLVDASPGTSDASDAFIRRMVFTYVP, from the coding sequence ATGAAAAAATATTTTACAGTTGCAACCACCGAGGGCGAGCGACCGGTTTCAGTCGTTGCCGGCGAGGTCATGGCCCGTTCCCTGTTCCGGGCCGGATATTTCGTCGGCGCGCCGCTCTGCGCCGGGTTGGGGCGCTGCGGCCGGTGCCGGGTGCGCTACCTTTCGCCGCCGCCACAGCCCCTGCCGCCCGAAATTCGTCGGCTTGGCGACGCCGCCCTGGCCGACGGCTGGCGGCTGTCCTGTCTGCGACCGGCCCAGGGCGGCGAACGGCTGGCCCTGGGCGCGACCGGACCCGCGCCGGCCTACGATCCGGCCGCCGTCACCGGAAGCCTTGGCGGCGACGGCCCCCTTGGGCTGGCGGTCGATATCGGCACCACCGGCCTGGCCTGGCGGCTGGTGGGTCTTGCCGACGGGAGCGTTGCGGCCGAAGGGCGCGGCGTCAATCCCCAGCTCGGGGCCGGGGGGGAGGTCGTCTCCCGTCTGGCCTTCGCCCTGGAGCCCGGCGGCGGGGCCTATCTGCGCGATCTGGTCCTCGACGTCATAAGCCAAAAAGCCGCTCTGGCCGGGGATCGGCTCGCCGGGCTGTGCGTGGCCGGCAACTCGGCCATGGTGTCCATCCTGTGCGGCAAGGAACTTTCCGGTCTGGCCCATGCCCCGTATGGCCTCGTCTGGCGGGCGGGGGAGGAGGTGCCCCTTGGCCGGGGCCTGCCGCCGGCCTACATCCCGCCGCTTTTGGGCCCGTTCGTCGGCGCGGATTTGAGCGCCGGGCTGACCGCGCTCTTGCGGCAAAAGCCCGCCTATCCCTTTTTGCTGGTCGACCTCGGCACCAACGCCGAGATGATCCTGGGGCTCGCCCCGGACCGGTTTCTGGCCGCCAGCGCCCCGTTGGGCCCGGCCCTTGAAGGCGTGGGCCTCAGCCAGGGGGCGCTGGCCGGGCCGGGCGTTGCCGTCTCCTTCGAGTTGACGCCGGCTGGCCTCGCGCCGGTGCTGTTCCCGGGGAGCGACGCGCCGGCAACCTCCCGCGGCATCGCCGGACCGGGCTATCTGGCCCTGGCCGCGCTGCTTGCGGAGCAGGGCGTGCTTGACACCGACGGCCGTTTCGCCCAAACCCCTGCGCCGACCCCGCTTGGCGCGCGACTGCGCCGGATGGTCGCGACCGACCACGGCGAACCCGTGTTCGAGACGGCCGGCTATCGCCTGTTCGCCTCGGATGTGGAAGAGTTGCTCAAGGTCAAGGCGGCCTGCAATCTGGCCGTGGCCTCGCTTTTGGGCGCGGCCGGGCTGACCACGGCCGATCTGGCCGGTGTGCATCTGGCCGGGGCGTTCGGGGCCAAGGTCGCGCCGGACGACCTGGAAACGCTCGGCTTTTTCCCGCCGGGCCTGGCCGGCCGGGTCCAGGTGGCCGGCAACCTGTCCCTGGCCGGGGCGTCGCTTTTCCTGACCGAGCCGGAAAGCCGGACTACGGCCGAGGCGCTGCCCGCCGTGACCACGATCGTGCCCCTTGTCGACGCAAGCCCCGGAACTTCCGACGCTTCCGACGCCTTTATCCGCAGGATGGTTTTTACCTATGTCCCCTGA